The bacterium genomic interval ATGAAATTAACCTACAATACATCCTGCTCAGTTGGTAGGTCCTGCGCCAGCAGGACAAATCAAACAGAGTCAACTGAGCTACACCCACCAGATATTATCAACCAACTCCCCTCGATAAACTCGGGGCATTCTTTTGGCTACCAACTGCTCGTCCGCCGTAGCCTTAGCGAAGGCGGAAGCTACACCCACCAAAAGCAAACAATAACCAAAACGCTTCAGACCGTAAAATGCTCTAATGACTAAAGAATGTCAACGAACTCAGAAATTGAGTAAAAATCCCCTGGATGAGAAAATATCCTGCCCGCCATTTCAAGCCTAGAAAGTTCCGCCCTAAGCTCAACCGCAGACCCAGAAATTAATGGCAGTAACTGATCAAAAGGCAAAGCTTCCTGCTTTTCAAGCTCAGCAATAATTTGCTGCGAAAGTACGCCCATCTCAGCCGGAAAGTTTCGATCAAGCTGCCCCCCACTATTTACGCACTGCGTAGCTACTAGCGGCAAGGCCGCAGATTCAGTTTCGAAATTAAGACAACGCGACCGCAGGTGCGGCAAATCCTCAAAAACATCTGCCACAGATTGAATCAAGGTTGCGCCGTTGCGAATTAGTTTATTACTCCCCTGCGCGTAAGGATTAGTGATCTCTCCAGGAAGCGCAAACACCTGCCGGCCAGCATCAGCAGCAAGACGCGCAGTAATCAGCGAACCACTTTTCTCCCCAGCCTCAATCACAATCAAGGCATCAACAAGCCCAGCAATAATTCGATTACGCTCGGGGAAAGTGAACTTGGTTGGGTTTTGATCGGGATGATACTCAGACAAGATTATTCCACCCTGCTCAACCAAACGCTCTGCTAGCACACGATTTTGCTTAGGATATAAACAATCAAAACCAGACCCTAAAACAGCAATCCCCGGAAATACCTGCAAACGCTCAAGCGCCGCATCGTAAGCCCCTTGATGCGCAGCACTATCAATTCCAACTGCCAGTCCACTTACAATATATGAGCCAGCAAGCGATAGTTCTTTGGAGATCTTACGCGCGGCTTTGACTCCATATTGACTTGCTCTTCGCGCACCAACAATGCCAAACGCAGGCAATTGATTTAAATCTGCAAGTAACTTGGGCGCTTTCGCCCAAACATAAAGTCCAAGCGGTTGAAAACTTGTAGCAGCCAACCGCGCCGGGAAAAGTTGGCTTGTAAAATTAATAAAAGTATAGCCGCGAGCTGCGATGTCAGAAAGCTGGGCTAAGGCACTTTCAAATTCCTGCGCACTGAGGCTCTGAATCAATTTTAAGGCCTGCAACGGAGAAATCTCAGGTCGCTCGTTTTGCTTAAGAAGCAACTTAACTTGCCCAGGAATCGCAGTAATCGCTAGACTAATAGCCTCTGATAAACCCTGATTGGTACTAAGATAGTCCAAATCAAACATCTGCGAGGTCTGACGATTTAAAGTCGTAGATAAATAATCCATATAATTGCTCAAAATCCGTGTCGATAAATAATTAAGGGGTATTGATACTTCCTGTTATGAAGTATTTAGTGATTCATCATTATATTCGGCCGTTTTGAGCCAAATGTTTCGTTCTTGAGCATAAGGCATTTAAAAGGTTAGACTATTTGTAAGAGTTTTTAAGATTTAAGCGTGAGCGCAAAACATACCTTCATCATTCATGATTTAACTGACTGGTCGCCAAGTCGACGAGCATTTATTATTGATTTCTTGTCTGAAGAACTCGCATTGTCTCCAGATGCCGTGGCAATGAGGATGAAGAACCTTCCCTTAATTCTTAAGGATTGGGTTGAAGATGAAAATAAAGAACCATTAAGAGCGAAATGTAAAGAGTTTGGAATTGTTGCTTATTACGAAGGTGAGACTCTACCCGAAAAACCCGCGCCCGTAAAAACAACCAGCGAACCGCAAACAGCAACAGTCGTCCCAGAAAAACCAGCAACAAACTTGCAAGATCTCGGTCTAAGCTTAGATCAAGGCCCGCACATTGCAGAACCTGCCCCCGCGCAAACTCCTTCGCAACCAGAAGTTCAGCCAGTCGCTGCAAAAGTCACAATCCCCGATTTAGGGCTGACACTCGATGAACCAGAAAAGGACAAGCCGCCGGTTCAGGCTCCTGTCCAGGCACCTATTCAGACACAAGCCGTGCTGAGCGCGCCCCCCACACCCGCAATAAGCCCAGCACCTGCAGCTGAACCTCCGACAGCAGCAAGCGCTCCAATACCAAGCCTTGGCTTAAGTCTTGACGAAGTACTAGCTGAGACTCCTAAAGCGCCTGCTCCTCAGCCTACAGTCCCTGCTCCAGCAGAAGTAAAGCCTACAACCGCAACGCTTTCTGACTTATCACTCGATGGTCACGAAGAGCCTGCTCCCGCCAAAGCCAGTCCAACAGAACCTGCCCCCGCACCTACTCCAACAGCAGCAAGTTCCGCAGCGAGCCTTGATCTATCTTTTGGCGAAGAAGAAAAACCAGCAGAGACAAAAGTTGATTCAAGTACTATTGAAAATGAAAAAGCAATTGAGCAAGAGATTCAAAAAATGCATTCGGCGCTTGACTCTGCGACTGAAGCTCCTACTCCAAGTAGCGCTCCAGGCCCTACAAGCACGCCTCAAGAAACAAAACTTCAAGCTCAAGAAATCCCCAATTTAAATGTGTCTGACTCGCCACAAATTAGCCCAACACTGGATCAAAAACCTGAGCGGACGGAAGAGGAGCTATACGACTACTCTACACTTGAACTCCCCGGCAAGCCTCCCACTCCGGTGGTTGTTTCGGTCTTTCAATGGATTGCCTTGGTGGCAGCATTTTTCGGCCTTTATCTGGTAACTTTTGCGAATGAAACAAAAGTAGAACAAGAGCAAAAAGGCATGAAAGCCCGCATGTCTGATGATTTAATTTCCAAACTATTACATGAGCAGGAAGTGATGATGAAGCAACTTGCTGAGTCAGATGCGACAGCAAACCGTGGCACTGGGAAGCTGCTTCTAGGCACAACCAAAGACAAGCAAACGACAGTCAACACAGAAGTGCGTCTCGGCAGATCGCAAGTCTGGATGGCTTTTGATGTGAGCATTCTCTCTGCTCCAAAAAAACTAACTCCCGACCAGATCGTTGCCGGTGCGCAGGAACCACTTTGGGTGAAAAAATTTGAACTTGAAGGGGTGCAGGCTGATTTAGAAACAAGCTCAGAAGGCGGAATTCCCACAACAAAGTTTAACTTTAAAGCCCGAGCTCGAACATACTTACAACAGGGGTCTAATTCCGCCCGGGTTATTTCTCCAATTATGATTCAAGGCACAGTCGCTCCGGATCGTTCGCAAGTTGTGGGGAGTTGGATGATTTGGCGTGGGCTAATTGACGATCCAAAATTTGGAGATGTGGATTTCGCGGAAAAAACTCCAGATGGCGATTTTCGCTACACACTGCAAGGGCATTTCGAAGCGACTGCGCCAAATACTGGATTTAATCCTGAAAGTGACGAGCATAGCTTGTCCCAACCTCAAGAAACAGACCTTGCGACCACAAACGAGAAACAGGAAAAGCAAAAAGCAGCAGAACCTGCCGAAAAAGCTAAGACTGTAACAAAGAATTTGGCGGCAGAAGCAGAAAGTGAATGATGCATCCAGTAAAAAATAAAATAACACCAAAACGCTTAAAAGATGCCCTGGGCACATTTTCCACCAAGCATAGCGTCACAGAAGTGCATGTTCATTTGGGGGGCAGTGTTCCCTTATATCGCCTCTGGGAGATGGGCATCGCGCGCGGAATTCGTATGGGAGCTGGATCGTATGAAGAATTTATCCAAACTCTAACTCGTCGGCCAGATAACACGGGTGACCTAGACCGCTATCTTGAGATTTTTGAAATTGTTGAATTAATTCAAGCGGGACCTGAAGCTGTGGCTGAGTCAATTCGCATTGCAATTAATGGTGCATACCGCACAGGTGGCATGAAGACTCTTGGGCCAGGTGGCGAAGGAGCAGACCCCGAACCGGCATTTGCGATCAAGCAGCTTGAAATTCGCTTTAACCCGATGAAGCGTTCTGCAGTTTATGTTGCTCGTGATCGCGAGGCTGGGATTTTCGATGTCGACCGCATTATTAAAGCTGCCTGCGAATCAGCCGAAGAGAGTGAGTTAGCCTATCGCGGCAATATGAGAGTTGGACTAATTTTTTGCTTCGGTAGAGACCTTGCCTTCGAGGTCAACCGCAGACTGGCCGATAAAGTCAAAGCTTGGAAGAAATCACAACGAAAAATTATCGGAATCGATCTCGCTGGCCCGGAATCGGTAAATTCTCTGTCAGATCCAAAAGAACTCGATCGTTTTGCCGAACTTTATGCTGACTGCGGTGCCGATCTTGGACGCACAATTCACCTCGGTGAAACCCCACACACGACGATTGAAACTTTTATTAATGTGATTAAAGCACTCAAGCCCCAGCGCGTATCTCACCCGATTTCAGCGATTAAGGCCTTCTGGGATAAGCAAGACGCGCGTGGACTAGAGCTTTTAGCTCAAGAAAAAATTATCTGTGAACTTTGCATCTATTCAAATGTCTTAACAAAAGCCATTGGTTCAGCTGCTGAATATGGGAAACTTTTAAACACTCTAGATCGATTCAACATTCCCTACTGCTTTTCTACGGATTCACCGGCACTTCAGATGTCAACTCTAGCTAGCGAAATTGAATATTTACTTGCCGACAATGCAATTACGCCGGAACAAATTTATAATGCATTGCTGACTGCTGAGAAGTGCACGTTTATTAAGTAATCTACTTGATCCTTAGCTTAAACTTAACCCTTTTACTTTAGCCCTAACCGACCGCTAACAAACTATAAGGTAGAATTTTTCAAAGGCAAAAATGAGTAAGTTCAAGCTTAAGCTCAACGTTTTTTCAACAGCTTTTATAAGTTAACTATTATTGATAAGTAAGTATGATGGAAGGACTACCACGACGAAAAACAAAAATTGTAGCAACACTTGGACCTGCTTCAAGCACCCGGGAAGTGATTCGTGATTTAATTTTAGCTGGCATTGATGTTGCCCGCCTTAACTTTTCACACGGGTCGCACGAAGATCATGCAAAAGTACTTAAATTTGTCCGCGAAGAATCAGAAAAACTCGGACGCCATGTAGCTGTCATGCAGGACCTTTGCGGTCCGAAGGTGAGAATTAGCGATGTAGAAAATGGTAGCATCGAATTAGTCGAAGGTAGCATTGTGCTACTGACCCATGGCGATCATGAAATCGGCACAAACCAGAAAATTTTCGTCGAAGCATTTGACCCCATACAAGTAATTAAACCAGAAGAGCGGGTCTTACTCAGCGATGGGAAAGTTGAATTATTTTCTGGCAAAGTCACAGGCAACTCGGTCAGTTGTAAAGTTATCGCCGGCGGGACAGTGCGTTCGCGAAGTGGAATTTCTGTTCCTGATTCTAAGCTTGATATCCCCTGCCTGACCCCAAAGGATCTTGGCGATCTGGCTTGGGGCGTAAAAAACGCTGTCGACTATGTCGCGCTTTCATTCGTGG includes:
- the dprA gene encoding DNA-protecting protein DprA translates to MDYLSTTLNRQTSQMFDLDYLSTNQGLSEAISLAITAIPGQVKLLLKQNERPEISPLQALKLIQSLSAQEFESALAQLSDIAARGYTFINFTSQLFPARLAATSFQPLGLYVWAKAPKLLADLNQLPAFGIVGARRASQYGVKAARKISKELSLAGSYIVSGLAVGIDSAAHQGAYDAALERLQVFPGIAVLGSGFDCLYPKQNRVLAERLVEQGGIILSEYHPDQNPTKFTFPERNRIIAGLVDALIVIEAGEKSGSLITARLAADAGRQVFALPGEITNPYAQGSNKLIRNGATLIQSVADVFEDLPHLRSRCLNFETESAALPLVATQCVNSGGQLDRNFPAEMGVLSQQIIAELEKQEALPFDQLLPLISGSAVELRAELSRLEMAGRIFSHPGDFYSISEFVDIL